One Brachyspira suanatina DNA segment encodes these proteins:
- a CDS encoding tetratricopeptide repeat protein, with amino-acid sequence MISEENKYFYSALNNIQNKKYDEAINDLLKVIELDNDNLDAYHNLARAYYEIKDYDKAIDTYNKSIEIYPHDSDTYYYRAEVYIDKEDYDKAIEDLEKAILKNKAYSDAYYLMSVVYRKNKKYKKAIKYLKETLEFNPEDYIAYYDLYKLYDIISKHEKDEEIKEKYILRSKKYLKKSADLGYEKAIEKLNN; translated from the coding sequence ATGATTAGTGAAGAAAATAAATATTTTTATAGTGCATTAAATAATATTCAAAATAAAAAATATGATGAAGCTATCAATGATCTGCTTAAAGTCATAGAATTAGATAATGATAATTTAGATGCTTATCATAATCTAGCAAGAGCTTATTATGAGATAAAAGATTATGATAAAGCAATAGATACTTATAATAAATCTATAGAAATATATCCGCATGACAGCGATACATATTATTACAGAGCAGAAGTTTATATTGATAAAGAAGATTATGATAAAGCTATAGAAGATTTGGAAAAAGCCATTTTAAAAAATAAAGCCTATTCTGATGCTTATTATTTAATGTCAGTAGTATATAGAAAAAATAAAAAATATAAAAAAGCAATAAAATATCTAAAAGAAACATTAGAATTTAATCCTGAAGATTATATAGCATATTATGATTTATATAAACTCTATGATATTATTTCAAAACATGAAAAAGATGAGGAAATAAAAGAAAAATATATTCTTAGATCAAAAAAATATTTAAAAAAATCAGCTGATTTAGGATATGAAAAAGCCATAGAAAAATTAAATAACTAA
- a CDS encoding bifunctional 4-hydroxy-2-oxoglutarate aldolase/2-dehydro-3-deoxy-phosphogluconate aldolase: MLEKYIQNKIVPVVVVENEEEIRNIAELCLEFLPSIELTLRTEYGYKALEILAKDYPDLPRSAATVLNTEQVDRVLDLGTNIIISPGFQPIMLEYAKKKNYYYIPGAATPSEVEQCLAYGYKYIKFFHAGLYGGINWIKNIASVYQHTGVKFMPLGGVSIDNVKEYLQNKNVFACGGSWLCPRNLMKEKNWKEIKRRFEEANKLIKEL; encoded by the coding sequence ATGTTAGAAAAATATATACAAAATAAAATAGTACCTGTAGTAGTAGTAGAAAATGAAGAAGAAATAAGAAATATAGCAGAACTTTGTTTGGAATTTCTTCCTTCTATAGAATTAACTTTAAGAACAGAATATGGATATAAAGCTTTAGAAATATTGGCCAAAGACTACCCTGATTTGCCAAGATCTGCTGCTACTGTTTTAAATACAGAACAAGTTGATAGAGTACTTGATTTGGGAACTAATATAATAATAAGCCCAGGATTTCAGCCTATAATGCTTGAATATGCCAAAAAGAAAAATTATTATTATATACCAGGTGCCGCAACTCCTTCTGAAGTAGAACAATGTTTAGCTTATGGATATAAATATATCAAATTCTTTCATGCTGGTTTATACGGAGGAATTAATTGGATAAAAAATATAGCTTCGGTTTATCAGCATACAGGAGTAAAATTCATGCCTTTAGGCGGTGTAAGTATTGATAATGTAAAAGAATATTTGCAAAACAAAAATGTATTTGCCTGCGGCGGTTCTTGGCTATGTCCTAGAAACTTAATGAAAGAAAAAAATTGGAAAGAAATAAAAAGAAGATTTGAAGAAGCCAATAAATTAATAAAAGAATTATAA